In Drosophila simulans strain w501 chromosome 3R, Prin_Dsim_3.1, whole genome shotgun sequence, a single window of DNA contains:
- the LOC6727543 gene encoding uncharacterized protein LOC6727543: MAENPPEEAAPIDNAEEIPAAEDAPKLVTIAEAAEGAEIQGEAANVDQIEGEGETVLPAEDEETSKEGRESGAKQKGLATADERKREKLQRIKERLAKKDEEEAMKAALVTAPIESEEMPEDEDKEELHSVESGGEDSEDDLEDIKAILNEKPPSLRESVVVEEEIEEDLDSEGSVDEPLPRLGVSIKSEFIRGFESLPSISDISLDPDPEPEPEPDNNAQDKSDTKPETDDGVFHKDGTDDAGEGESGGSSGSDQDASTAQNAAGESEEDDESVLMDDLPDEQEPTEKQVVIGEEVDTMAMFTEAVDAELETHQELQVPVEEPFWHRLTVDFLNNLINTVVENAENTEKNKEHLLDKRKMLLELQRLVDDYTFEKYQNTLLNNVVCDYFRRNRKFNNFQPLPPDDAAGEFIRWMNALNSVDNLMERVKMIKIKNGHSASRAMLELNSYSVLAFNEEQRLEGFMRKTLIRKDMDRLRRALDNDLRRMQDLRNQISEKRYELNLNLHNLAFVDEKVMKFERVTETLTISQMLCANESIIQLSKQLEEKCKDVAVMQSNYKKSMIEETCVREKRDMISYMLSKARAEYIDRFERRNKLRKDLTRLQLEHADLKSKRDKLETKGGLLFKPGLMYDYDKCMADIQARRAHIQAMKKTCNELGKRIRACEDSKYQSSFSIRFLG, encoded by the exons ATGGCTGAAAATCCACCCGAAGAGGCCGCCCCCATAGACAATGCCGAGGAGATTCCAGCCGCGGAGGATGCTCCCAAACTAGTAACGATCGCTGAAGCGGCGGAGGGAGCAGAAATCCAAGGTGAGGCAGCTAACGTAGATCAAATCGAAGGAGAAGGCGAAACAGTATTGCCAGCCGAGGATGAAGAAACCTCAAAGGAAGGGCGGGAATCTGGAGCCAAACAAAAGGGTCTTGCTACCGCCGACGAACGAAAGCGCGAAAAGCTCCAGAGGATTAAGGAAAGGCTCGCCAAAAAAGACGAGGAAGAGGCTATGAAGGCTGCGCTGGTTACGGCTCCAATAGAATCTGAAGAAATGCCGGAAGACGAGGATAAGGAGGAACTCCATTCCGTGGAATCGGGCGGCGAGGATTCCGAAGATGACCTCGAAGATATAAAGGCCATCCTTAACGAAAAGCCTCCATCTCTACGTGAAAGCGTTGTCGTCGAAGAGGAAATCGAAGAGGATCTCGATTCGGAAGGCAGCGTGGATGAGCCCTTGCCCAGGCTGGGAGTGTCCATAAAGAGTGAGTTTATCCGCGGATTTGAAAGTCTGCCAAGCATATCGGACATATCACTCGATCCGGACCCGGAACCAGAACCTGAACCGGACAACAACGCTCAGGACAAGTCCGACACCAAACCGGAGACAGATGATGGTGTATTTCACAAGGATGGCACAGACGATGCCGGCGAGGGTGAGTCGGGGGGTTCTTCGGGTTCCGATCAGGATGCTAGCACAGCTCAAAATGCGGCGGGTGAGTCGGAAGAGGACGACGAATCCGTACTGATGGATGATCTGCCGGATGAGCAAGAGCCGACAGAAAAACAGGTCGTCATTGGGGAGGAAGTGGACACCATGGCCATGTTCACTGAGGCTGTCGATGCGGAGTTGGAGACCCACCAGGAGCTGCAAGTCCCGGTTGAAGAACCATTCTGGCATCGCCTCACTGTCGACTTCCTGAACAATCTCATCAATACCGTGGTGGAAAATGCGGAGAACACCGAGAAGAACAAGGAGCACCTGTTGGACAAGCGCAAGATGTTGCTGGAGCTGCAGCGTCTGGTAGACGACTACACCTTCGAGAAGTACCAAAACACCCTTCTGAACAACGTCGTCTGCGACTACTTCCGTCGCAATCGCAAGTTCAACAACTTTCAGCCACTGCCACCGGACGATGCTGCTGGCGAGTTCATTCGCTGGATGAATGCCCTCAACTCGGTGGACAATCTGATGGAGCGGGTGAAGATGATCAAGATCAAGAACGGACACAGTGCGTCGCGCGCCATGCTGGAGCTTAACTCGTATTCTGTCCTCGCCTTCAACGAGGAGCAGCGTCTGGAGGGATTCATGCGCAAGACACTCATCCGCAAGGACATGGATCGCTTGAGGCGCGCGCTGGACAACGATCTCAGGCGCATGCAGGACCTTCGCAACCAGATCAGCGAGAAGCGCTACGAGCTCAACTTGAACCTCCACAACCTGGCATTTGTGGATGAG AAAGTGATGAAATTCGAGCGGGTCACTGAGACGTTGACCATTTCGCAAATGCTGTGCGCCAACGAATCCATAATACAGTTGAGCAAGCAACTAGAGG AAAAGTGCAAGGATGTTGCGGTCATGCAGTCGAACTACAAGAAGTCCATGATCGAGGAGACGTGCGTGCGTGAGAAGCGGGACATGATCTCCTACATGCTCTCCAAAGCGAGGGCCGAGTACATCGACAGATTCGAGCGGCGGAACAAGCTGCGCAAGGATCTGACCaggctgcagctggagcacgCTGACCTCAAGTCCAAGCGGGACAAGCTGGAGACCAAGGGCGGACTGCTCTTCAAGCCGGGCCTGATGTACGACTACGATAAGTGCATGGCCGATATACAGGCCCGTCGTGCTCATATCCAGGCGATGAAGAAGACCTGCAACGAGTTGGGGAAACGCATTCGAGCCTGCGAAGACTCCAAGTACCAGTCCAGTTTTTCGATACGGTTTCTTGGTTAA
- the LOC6727539 gene encoding kanadaptin: MNEFKVPAPLPKPKVIITEKPRSEVPAEPPPPPLKIPKTPKSSPAAVCPYKVPKWSAPPGENQVYSFEVLKSGQIIDTVHQLQQQAVWTFGRLPENDVPAAHPTISRFHVVLQYKPKAPPKTDSAKEDDEMEEEDEEPKNDQPEGWYIYDMGSTHGTFLNKQRVPPKVYIRMRVGHMLKLGGSTRVYILQGPGEDEEPESELSVTELRQKREKELADAAVERELRLLEAEERERNEGVSWGMGDDADEETDLSHNPYASTNNEELFFDDPKKTLRGFFEREGLNLEYRCDELSTGSFVCRVELPLDDSNGRPIIVEVNHKGRKKDCVVQCALEACRTLDRHGVLRQANQEAQKRKQLKNRDSDDEDEFWDRTGDVARKKQRKDTAGVSVTLTYEDLLKQEIELNLELEKVEQEISTYQQKEKKLKELAAKQQAEGDDLDNFMDMLTKDVEQLDKTEIKKLRLEQQRLKGEQQKVERLLKIAKPTALPFTTSLAAGSKESAVEEGGAAKKKQLPMIGKRNQFSKFKVVKASPSTQTMPQSNAFASDEEEVEEDEVKEKVKEKEAEVDNLEKEETQPESTTKPSTPEHDSLKETKLPAQPEESKPTVAKTEVLKPENVRSTKVSTEAPPAPSHAVASTNPDEVLRTPVEDSSTPAEDITARADDTSEPEEVQKKRRQRQRQRNKQRQDVDMDLDELAEHEDTEKYAKWVPPTNQSGDGITHLNEKFGY, encoded by the exons ATGAACGAGTTCAAAGTGCCCGCTCCGCTGCCCAAACCCAAAGTGATTATCACAGAGAAGCCGCGCTCTGAAGTTCCCGCAgagccaccgcctccgccatTAAAAATCCCCAAAACTCCAAAATCCTCGCCAGCGGCCGTCTGTCCGTACAAGGTGCCTAAGTGGTCAGCTCCGCCAGGCGAAAATCAGGTCTACAGCTTTGAGGTGCTCAAGTCCGGCCAGATAATCGACACTGTGcaccagctgcagcaacaggcGGTCTGGACATTCGGTCGTTTGCCGGAGAACGATGTGCCCGCCGCCCATCCGACGATCTCACGCTTCCACGTGGTCCTGCAGTACAAGCCCAAGGCTCCGCCAAAGACCGATTCCGCTAAGGAAGACGATGAGATGGAAGAAGAGGACGAGGAGCCAAAGAACGATCAGCCAGAGGGCTGGTACATCTACGACATGGGCAGCACACACGGGACTTTTTTAAACAAACAGCGCGTGCCGCCAAAGGTTTACATCCGGATGAGGGTTGGTCACATGCTCAAGTTAGGCGGCAGCACACGCGTGTATATCCTGCAGGGTCCCGGCGAGGATGAGGAACCGGAATCAGAGCTGTCCGTCACCGAACTGCGTCAAAAAAGGGAGAAGGAGCTGGCTGATGCAGCCGTGGAACGAGAGTTGAGGCTTCTGGAAGCTGAGGAGCGAGAGCGCAACGAGGGCGTCAGCTGGGGCATGGGCGACGACGCTGATGAGGAGACGGATCTCAGTCACAATCCCTACGCCAGCACCAACAACGAGGAGCTCTTCTTCGATGACCCAAAGAAAACGTTGCGCGGTTTTTTCGAGCGAGAGGGTCTAAATCTGGAGTACAGGTGCGACGAACTGTCCACCGGTTCCTTTGTTTGCCGGGTGGAGCTTCCGCTCGACGATTCCAATGGCAGGCCAATCATTGTGGAGGTAAACCACAAGGGTCGCAAGAAGGACTGCGTGGTGCAGTGCGCCCTGGAGGCATGTCGAACGCTGGACAGGCATGGTGTGCTCCGTCAAGCCAACCAGGAGGCACAAAAAAGGAAGCAGCTCAAGAATCGGGACTCCGATGACGAAGATGAGTTTTGGGACCGCACCGGAGATGTGGCGCGTAAGAAGCAGCGAAAGGACACTGCTGGCGTCAGTGTCACCCTTACCTATGAGGATTTG CTGAAACAAGAGATTGAGCTCAACTTGGAATTGGAAAAGGTAGAGCAGGAGATTTCCACTTAccaacaaaaggaaaaaaagctGAAGGAGCTGGCGGCCAAACAGCAAGCTGAAGGTGATGATCTGGACAACTTCATGGACATGCTCACCAAAGACGTTGAGCAACTGGACAAGACGGAGATCAAGAAGTTAAGG TTGGAGCAGCAACGACTCAAGGGCGAGCAGCAAAAAGTGGAACGCCTGCTGAAGATTGCCAAGCCCACTGCTCTGCCATTTACCACAAGCCTTGCGGCGGGTTCTAAGGAGTCGGCCGTCGAGGAAGGTGgtgcagccaaaaaaaaacagctccCCATGATTGGCAAGAGAAATCAGTTTAGTAAATTCAAGGTGGTCAAAGCGTCACCAAGCACACAGACTATGCCTCAATCTAATGCATTTGCCTCCGATGAGGAGGAAGTCGAAGAGGACGAGGTCAAAGAAAAAGTAAAGGAAAAGGAGGCAGAGGTGGACAATTTGGAGAAGGAAGAGACGCAGCCGGAAAGTACGACAAAGCCATCGACTCCAGAACACGATAGCTTGAAGGAAACCAAACTCCCTGCTCAACCGGAAGAGAGCAAACCAACAGTCGCTAAAACGGAAGTCCTAAAACCAGAGAACGTGAGGTCAACAAAAGTTTCAACGGAAGCGCCCCCAGCTCCCAGCCACGCTGTTGCTTCTACTAATCCAGATGAAGTCCTCCGTACCCCCGTAGAAGACTCCAGCACGCCAGCTGAAGACATCACTGCCCGAGCTGACGACACATCGGAACCGGAAGAAGTGCAGAAAAAGCGACGTCAGCGCCAGCGACAGCGCAACAAGCAGCGCCAGGATGTGGACATGGACCTGGACGAGCTGGCCGAGCATGAGGACACCGAAAAGTACGCCAAGTGGGTGCCACCGACCAACCAGAGCGGCGATGGAATCACCCACTTGAACGAGAAGTTTGGCTACTAA
- the LOC6727544 gene encoding Golgi SNAP receptor complex member 1 — translation MGGSSYDVLRKQARSLENEIDLKLVAFSKIGAGSGGGGSGGLGGVDTSPLLGEHVFDSLSEEIEQMLEKLSSLNESMSDLPASGAAAMHTLQRHREILQGYRQEFNKICANHTMRIEREELLRGSGLATSSGSPSISGLNRREMYLKESGHLNSASHLVNDQINIAIETRDHLHAQRQAFKRLQTRFNDISNRFPLISSLIQRINIKKRRDSLILGAVIGFCVILLLLYAFN, via the exons ATGGGAGGATCCAGCTACGATG TGCTCAGGAAGCAGGCGAGGAGCCTGGAGAACGAGATCGACCTGAAGCTGGTGGCATTCAGCAAAATCGGAGCTGGCAGCGGAGGAGGTGGAAGTGGAGGACTAGGAGGCGTTGACACATCGCCGCTCCTGGGCGAGCACGTCTTCGATTCGCTGTCGGAGGAGATCGAGCAGATGCTGGAGAAG CTATCCTCGCTAAATGAGTCCATGTCCGATTTGCCCGCCTCTGGAGCAGCCGCCATGCACACACTGCAGAGGCATCGAGAGATCCTGCAGGGCTACCGCCAGGAGTTCAATAAGATCTGCGCCAATCACACAATGCGAATTGAGCGCGAGGAGCTGCTTCGTGGCTCAGGATTGGCCACCAGCTCCGGCAGTCCATCCATCTCGGGCCTGAACCGGCGAGAAATGTACCTGAAGGAGAGCGGGCACCTCAACAGCGCCAGTCACCTGGTCAACGATCAGATAAATATCGCGATTGAGACGCGTGACCATCTTCACGCCCAGCGACAGGCATTCAAGCGGCTGCAGACCCGCTTTAACGATATCTCCAATCGATTCCCACTGATTTCCAG TCTCATTCAGCGCATCAACATTAAAAAGCGACGCGATTCGCTGATCCTGGGAGCAGTTATTGGCTTCTGTGTGATCTTGCTGCTGCTCTACGCCTTCAACTAG
- the LOC6727540 gene encoding uncharacterized protein LOC6727540, with protein sequence MQELKQRFERRRLADDLKQKQVIQDHLLQKILYSKRLLVDHVEALEHCMQELQTASSSSPGRQLLTTRNACLILGGTLLEHLITPRGIRYTMVPSILISGTFAALFAVKSVFVCRNKIVERKLEQLVKTIDEFGNCIRRNMTYFQEIIIMKQAELIESRQIERAWDCITAAKEVTEILYDATRKLETDYPLPTKYGAYYAPMEELRECEYFKNNVTDYSPKHIKDFHNIFAYVQSQYLLRLALTITTRPSISQLSEDLEKIDSLVRQLVQEEEQHFSNLALALQNRKQLELAELNATRAEQQQSGPIAVLQHSSLKLSACMVAVAAECQALDVTLQKLTVTEAAKKNNSKELVAVANNMHGIENALAVCCDDFQRLMLVYNKFLHSQLDLEGELPTPKQDVDDEFPESILRVEFSQNVDAPQQRDDFYAYMYDENEEQHFEAEQNAPFPTPEKELLNFEKRITKGKFKPVLKQLKDRIDPIRQVMLEKEREVLASKGINVDELFGKMERVEQQQADNRLADATPLPVYESSSNSDSDSADEEAFRRRSKQHKERDNFAEMRQFLAQKQAINLFKLPPPTVAAAGEELLESEC encoded by the exons ATGCAGGAGCTCAAG CAACGTTTTGAGCGACGCCGTTTGGCGGATGACCTGAAACAAAAACAG GTAATCCAAGATCACCTGCTGCAGAAGATCCTGTACTCGAAGCGCCTGCTGGTGGACCATGTGGAGGCACTGGAGCACTGCATGCAGGAGCTGCAGACAGCCTCCAGCTCGAGTCCCGGCCGGCAATTGCTGACGACAAGGAACGCCTGCCTGATATTGGGCGGCACTCTGTTGGAGCACCTGATAACCCCACGCGGCATCCGGTACACCATGGTTCCATCCATCCTCATATCCGGCACCTTTGCCGCACTGTTCGCTGTGAAGAGCGTCTTCGTTTGCCGCAACAAAATCGTGGAGCGAAAGTTGGAGCAACTGGTCAAGACCATCGATGAGTTCGGCAACTGCATCCGTCGAAATATGACATACTTTCAGGAGATCATCATCATGAAACAAGCCGAACTTATAGA ATCCCGTCAAATTGAGCGAGCTTGGGATTGCATAACGGCCGCCAAGGAGGTTACCGAGATCCTGTACGATGCCACCCGCAAACTGGAGACGGACTATCCCCTGCCGACAAAATACGGCGCCTACTATGCGCCCATGGAAGAACTGCGGGAGTGCGAGTACTTCAAGAACAATGTCACGGACTACAGTCCCAAGCACATAAAG GACTTTCACAACATCTTCGCCTATGTGCAGTCACAATACCTACTCCGGCTGGCACTCACCATCACAACTCGTCCCTCGATCTCTCAGCTAAGCGAGGATCTGGAGAAAATCGACAGCCTGGTGAGGCAGTTGGTgcaagaggaggagcagcacttCAGTAATCTAGCATTAGCCCTGCAGAACAGGAAGCAACTGGAACTGGCTGAGCTGAATGCGACAAGAGCAGAGCAACAGCAGAGTGGACCCATTGCTGTGCTGCAGCATTCCTCGCTAAAACTAAGCGCCTGTATGGTAGCCGTGGCCGCAGAGTGTCAAGCTCTGGATGTGACCCTTCAAAAACTCACAGTCACAGAGGCGGCAAAAAAGAACAACTCCAAGGAACTGGTGGCTGTGGCCAATAATATGCATGGCATCGAAAATGCCCTGGCCGTTTGCTGTGATGATTTCCAGCGATTGATGCTGGTCTACAACAAGTTCTTGCACAGTCAGCTGGATTTGGAAGGAGAGTTGCCGACGCCCAAGCAGGATGTCGACGATGAATTCCCCGAGAGCATTCTTAGGGTCGAGTTCTCGCAGAACGTGGATGCACCGCAGCAGAGGGATGACTTTTATGCGTACATGTACGATGAAAACGAGGAGCAGCACTTTGAGGCTGAGCAGAATGCTCCGTTTCCCACGCCGGAAAAGGAACTGCTTAACTTCGAGAAGCGTATTACCAAGGGAAAGTTTAAGCCTGTCCTTAAACAGCTGAAGGATCGCATCGATCCCATCAGACAAGTTATGCTGGAAAAGGAGCGCGAGGTTCTGGCCTCTAAGGGCATAAATGTGGACGAGCTGTTTGGCAAAATGGAAAGagtcgagcagcagcaggcggacAATCGCTTGGCGGATGCCACACCCTTACCTGTCTACGAATCCTCCAGCAACTCAGATTCGGACTCTGCTGACGAAGAGGCCTTCAGGCGGCGCAGCAAACAGCACAAGGAGCGTGATAATTTTGCTGAAATGCGTCAATTTCTAGCTCAGAAGCAGGCTATTAATCTGTTTAAGCTACCACCACCAACTGTGGCCGCCGCTGGGGAGGAGCTGCTCGAAAGTGAATGCTAG
- the LOC6727542 gene encoding mitochondrial import inner membrane translocase subunit Tim22 produces MSVLPNAGNNESSVTAPKMFGDPDLDRMAMEYVGNMQRYRENIIIPKSNGPVKIKTNEEKFIETAVESCGFKCTMACVMGYGLGAALGLFSASVNPNMADPFANEKKQTAREVFREMRSTTHSYAKNFALIGCVFSAVECTIESHRGVTDWKNGTYAGGITGGLIGLRAGVKAGIIGGLGFAAFSTAIDYYMHSR; encoded by the exons ATGTCCGTGCTGCCCAACGCCGGAAACAATGAATCGTCGGTGACGGCGCCCAAAATGTTTGGCGATCCGGATTTGGATCGCATGGCGATGGAGTACGTCGGAAACATGCAGCGTTACCGGGAGAACATCATAATCCCCAAGAGCAACGGCCCGGTGAAGATCAAGACCAACGAGGAGAAGTTCATCGAAACGGCGGTGGAGAGCTGTGGATTCAAATGCACCATGGCCTGTGTGATGG GCTATGGCTTGGGTGCAGCTTTGGGTTTGTTCAGTGCCTCCGTTAATCCCAACATGGCCGATCCCTTCGCGAATGAGAAGAAGCAGACGGCCAGGGAAGTGTTCCGCGAAATGCgctccaccacccactcctaCGCGAAGAATTTCGCGCTCATCGGCTGTGTGTTCTCCGCCGTGGAGTGCACCATCGAGAGC CATCGGGGCGTCACGGACTGGAAGAATGGCACCTATGCTGGAGGCATCACTGGCGGACTGATTGGATTGCGTGCTGGCGTTAAGGCGGGCATCATCGGCGGCCTGGGATTCGCTGCCTTCTCCACGGCCATCGACTACTACATGCATTCTAGATAG
- the LOC6727541 gene encoding insulin-like growth factor-binding protein complex acid labile subunit: MKHKLLLLFLAGAALHLATEVRGQHEDIPYQPVSNICQTCLCLSTQDVDHRTHFNLDCSVRNFEHILARWPEQFGSQAIASGAASEIVVSYSGNRIKLLQQLPATNASLTLSCRHCGLQDLQAPLFMDVPNVQALYISWNELTDDALVPDLFRGPFRNTRYEPIGLRDLDLSHNRIARLDRRLFEHTPHLTKLNLAYNKLSALDEATTAAIASVATLQRLDLSHNGLMSLPAQLFPKLTNLRFLDVSGNEFSTMPASLQQLGKSLVQLNLAGNAFLSLKENSLQGLDSLKRLNISSMPSLRSLEKGALNLPALEHLDCSRNSKLERLELADLLSSRNLSKLDLSWNALTTLVLNATGSSNNSSNSTSEPWPRLRRMSISGNPWYCSCELFKALELVGLNHIDREWDGTEARCETPYLLAGSPLSNLTAERICKMVIPKKYREVDEEPPRFLRRRYIILTAIIASIVLVIGLVIGFVVVCVRRRLKGSDYGVQPIRYTSVRGSNLSQFSQLQPASVASKFNNVHAGSSSGVTTGAANA, from the exons ATGAAGCACAAGCTTCTGCTGTTG TTCCTTGCAGGAGCGGCTTTGCACCTGGCCACTGAAGTTCGTGGTCAACATGAGGACATTCCGTACCAGCCGGTGAGCAACATCTGCCAGACGTGCCTATGCCTCAGCACCCAGGATGTGGATCATCGGACGCACTTCAACCTGGACTGCTCGGTGAGGAATTTCGAGCACATCCTGGCCCGCTGGCCGGAGCAGTTTGGCAGCCAGGCGATTGCGTCCGGAGCTGCATCGGAGATTGTGGTCTCGTACTCGGGCAATAGGATCAAGTTGCTCCAACAGCTGCCGGCCACAAATGCCAGCTTAACGCTCTCCTGCCGCCACTGTGGCCTGCAGGATCTGCAGGCTCCGCTGTTCATGGACGTGCCCAATGTGCAGGCCCTTTACATCAGCTGGAATGAGCTAACCGACGATGCCTTGGTGCCGGATCTCTTCAGAGGTCCATTCCGCAACACTCGCTACGAGCCGATTGGCTTGCGAGACCTGGACCTGAGTCACAACCGGATAGCTCGACTGGATCGGCGGCTCTTCGAGCACACTCCCCACTTGACCAAGCTGAACTTGGCCTACAACAAGCTGAGTGCCCTGGATGAAGCCACCACAGCCGCCATTGCATCGGTTGCTACACTGCAGCGACTGGATCTCTCCCACAATGGCCTGATGTCTCTACCAGCACAGCTTTTCCCGAAGCTCACAAACCTCCGTTTCCTGGATGTCTCCGGAAATGAGTTTTCCACGATGCCAGCCAGCCTGCAGCAATTGGGCAAGTCTTTGGTTCAACTCAACTTGGCAGGAAATGCATTTCTCAGCTTGAAGGAGAATAGCCTGCAGGGCTTGGATTCCCTGAAACGGCTGAACATCAGTAGCATGCCATCGCTGCGAAGCCTGGAGAAAGGAGCTCTGAACTTGCCTGCCTTGGAGCACCTAGATTGCTCTAGGAACTCGAAGCTGGAGCGCTTGGAGCTGGCCGATCTGCTGAGCAGTCGGAATTTGTCGAAGTTGGACTTGTCCTGGAATGCACTGACCACTCTGGTTCTGAATGCCACCGGTTCGAGCAATAACAGTAGTAATTCTACGAGTGAACCCTGGCCACGACTCCGTCGCATGAGCATCTCCGGAAATCCCTGGTATTGCAGCTGCGAACTGTTCAAAGCCCTGGAGCTGGTTGGACTGAACCACATCGACCGGGAATGGGATGGAACCGAGGCGCGTTGTGAAACGCCATACCTTCTGGCCGGATCGCCGCTCTCCAATTTGACAGCCGAACGGATCTGCAAAATGGTGATACCCAAGAAATATCGCGAGGTGGACGAGGAGCCACCGCGATTCCTGCGACGCCGCTACATAATACTCACCGCCATCATAGCCAGCATTGTCCTGGTAATTGGTCTTGTGATCGGATTCGTCGTGGTCTGTGTGCGCCGGCGGCTCAAGGGCAGCGATTACGGAGTACAACCCATCCGGTACACCAGCGTTAGGGGCAGCAATCTGTCGCAGTTCTCGCAGCTGCAGCCCGCCTCGGTGGCCAGCAAGTTCAATAATGTCCATGCCGGAAGCAGCAGTGGGGTGACCACTGGCGCTGCCAATGCCTAA
- the LOC27207310 gene encoding uncharacterized protein LOC27207310, producing MRHVPDTIALAFSFHSPISVEHVLPQIYLKSSRHMKAAIVRIPIAIYFKALMNMNRNRGDRWRKMAELVFSLCVIDKAEDVVLDVIMLKFLGD from the coding sequence ATGCGTCACGTCCCAGATACAATCGCATTAGCTTTTAGTTTTCACTCACCGATATCAGTTGAACATGTTTTGCCACAAATTTATCTCAAGTCTTCAAGACACATGAAAGCAGCAATAGTACGGATACCAATCGCAATTTACTTCAAAGCCCTAATGAACATGAACAGAAATCGTGGGGATCGTTGGAGAAAGATGGCCGAGCTCGTATTCTCCTTGTGTGTGATTGACAAAGCCGAGGATGTAGTTCTTGAtgtaataatgttaaagttcCTCGGAGACTAG